Within Triticum dicoccoides isolate Atlit2015 ecotype Zavitan chromosome 1B, WEW_v2.0, whole genome shotgun sequence, the genomic segment CCGACAACGGTTCCATCCACCAaataataatactccctccattcacttttataagacgttttggacaaaaacgtcttataaaagtgaacagagggagtatattctaCCATACACAGTACCAAATCACATTCATTCACTCATTTCTTTTTTTTTGTGGGAATTTCATCCACTCATTTCAGAATAAACATCACATGTATTCATGAATGGACAGATGATCATCATTTACTGTCTACGAATGATCACCACTTTGCTACTCATCCTCCTGTTTTGTTCCAACCAGCAACAAATTATTTTTTAAGATTTTGTTTTGAGCGACGATTGTTTAGGGGAAAAAAGACAattgtttttttagtttttttaggggaattgttttttagatttttttgaggGGTAATTGTTTAGGGGAAAAAAGACAATTGTTCCAACCAGCAACAAATTAATGTTCGTTCCAATCAGCAGCAGCAAGCAGAACCTGGGCCAAGCCCAGCCCGTCCGAGAGCAGCCCAAGTTACACATCCGTGAGAACTGAGACAAGAGGAAGGAAAGACCTACCTCCGCcgcggccgccgtcgccgccactccATAACCACCACTGACCTCCCTCCCACTCCCAGCCGGGCCGGCGATCATGGCGGGTGCCGCAGGTGCGACTCCTCCTCTCCTCCCCGGCCTCCCGGACGAGATCGCCATCTGGGAGATCCTCGTCCGGCTGCCCCCCAAATCCGTCCTCCGCAGCCGCGCCGTCAGCCCCGCGTGGCGCCGCGTCACCTCCACCCGCGGCTTCCTCCTGTCCCACCACGCCCGCCAGCCCGCCCTCCCCCTCCAGTACACCCACAGCATCGTCGCCGACGGCGGCGAGTCCCTGGACGTCGTCCCCTTCGACCACCGTGCAGGGGTCGCCGCCGCCGACCGGTTCCAGTGCGTCGCGCGACTGCAAAGGGCTCCCCACTTCTATCATGCTCCCCGCTTCTATCTGGAGGCCTCCTGCgacggcctcctcgttctctccttCGGCTTTGACGACATCTGCATCTGCAACCTGGCAACTCGACAGTATGCTCCGCTCCAGCAGGTTCATGGATTCAGCCCCGTGGAGCTGTATCCTCACCCCTCTACCGGTGAGTACCGACTGTTGCTGTACCAGGGTGAAGATCAAGATGCCATCTACGTTTTCACAGTAGGCTCCGGCCAGCCGCCGAGGCACATAAGGTGCCTTGATCCGCTCGAACTGCAAGATTGCCCTGGACTCCTGTTCCATGGTAGCCTATATTGGTACATAGGCAACCGGATAATGGTATTCGACACCACCGCCGAGTCGTTCCGGCAGATCCgtgctccggtggccagtgaccatGCCCGACTATTTGAGATGGGTGATATGCTTGGTGTCTCGTCTCTTAATGATGAGGAGACAGCCATTGATATCTGGGTGATGCGGGACTACCAAGGCGAGGTCTGGGATTTCAAGCGTCGGATTGACTTGCCGGCCGCGGAGATCAGGCACCAGTGTCAATGTTCTCTCTCTGAAGAGGATGTGATGGTTGTGCCTGGGGACGGTGAGTTGGTCGTGCTGGTCGGTTGTAATGGCTGGCTGTTTCAGGTTGATGTCAATGGCAAGTTGATTGCTAGTTTCCAACCCAGAGGCCTCAATTCTACTCTATATGTGCTCAAGCAGACTCTTGTTCAACATACCTTTTTTCCGGCACTAGAGGGTTATGTTGTGAATGCCTCGCCATTTATCTGACCAGATGATTATGTTATCAGCACTTAGAGGGCTGTTCAGTCTGGTGGTGTTTTTATCGGCCTAGCTCTCCGTATCCACATGAGCTGCAATATGTATTAACTAGATCCCTGGTTATGCTGTCAACACGTAGCCCTTCATCTGAGAACTGTTGAGTGTGGTGCTGTTTCTTATCAGCCTAGCTCTCCATATCCACATGAACTGCTGTATGTATTAACTAGATCCAATGTTCTGTTGTAATCCATTCCTTTTCATGATAACATTGCATCTGGTTAGATATTGAAATGTACTGTTATAATTCTGCCTTTGCGTTGCATTGTTTGGTATTGTATCAATCACTTCGCTTTAGTTGCCAACCACTAATGCTTCATGTGGTGTTTAATCTTAAGATAAGCTCGAGAAATGAAACTTGTACTGATTAGCAGAAGAAAGGTTATCATGGTCAGGCTCAGGTCCCAGATTGTGCTTCCCATTTGATTCTGTAAGTGCCAGCCatgctcttttttcttttcttttaccaGAGCAATGATTATGAATTAGGTCCACTATGAACCTTCTTGTTTCTTTTTTGATGTGGACAAGTTATGATCAAGAAGCTCTGTCTGTTTCATGGTCGCGTGAAATTTATACTCGTTAGAATATTCTTTTGGGCTGAAGTGGCGAGCATGTTGATGCCAAAATTATTGTGTCATTTTGGTCAGCGGTCGAAATAGTGCCTATCGATCAGTCTCATGTCTCTGTTGTTCTCTGAACTGAAGAATTCCCTTGGTATTTTATCGAGTCTTCTTTCTTAAAGATCATCCGGTGGTTTTCTTGATAACTAAATATTGGGTCAATATGCATCATTTTCCTGTTTCTAATATTTCTAGCGGAGGATTAAATGTGGAAGATGATCCTCTCAATTTGTTCACTTGCTACTTTCACCTGATTgtcattggagcttggagcattgctCGTTAAATTGAATGACATGATTGCATTATAGTTAGTTTTTCAGTGAAATGTTATGTTTGAATTCATTCATTCTTTATGTGTCCATCACCCCATTGCATCTGGTTAGGTATTGAATTGTTCTGGTATAGTCCGTCTTTGCTGTTGCATTGTTGGGGACTATCTCTGTCATGGTCAGGTTTAGGTCCCAGATTGTGTTCCCCATGACACACTCTTCACACAGTTTTAGCTCTCAGCCATGTTCTTTTTTCTCTGTAACAGGTGCAAAGGCCGTGTTGAGTATGACATGAATTACATGCCATTCTTGCAGGGTAATTTGCTCAGCTCCTCACATCACTTGTAGGCTACTCATGGTTAATTATCTGTTACTTGCATCCCCCTTCTGGCATGTGTGGTAAATATACCTACCGGGGACAAAAAAGATTGGAGTGTGCGTGGTAATAATTTTTACGATAGTTCAGTATACAAGTTTAGCAATCTCATACCAATTCTTGATCGTTGATAAAAGGAAAAACTAATCAAATATTGGTGCTACTTCACGATATGATTTGGGCACGAACCCATAGAGATGCAATGTGTGTTTATAGTATTATTTTGCTTACCGGAACCTAACGATGTGTCGTATAAATTGGCAGTATGAATGCCAGGAATTCTGAGAATCAATTCTTGGTGTCATGCCTCACCATTGGGTAAGACTAGATATCTGTTATCTAGTATTTCAGTTCTAATATTTGGGTACTTTTGACTCAGATCTGAATTTCATTCTTTTTCATGATATGAGAGATGATACTTCCCTACAACTTGCGTATTTTAGGAAGCATAAAAGGAAACACAAGGAACAAATGTTGTGAATAACGTGCACAAGCCCAGTGAGCACAATCCGCCCGGAAGCATGTTACTAACAGATTATCCAAAGTGATCAAGAAAGCTGCAGATCTGGCTGGCTCAGCAGGCTAAAGGTATATATGATCTATATATGGATGTTAAAATATGAAATGCACCTACCTTCTGTTGTTCGCAAGTCTATATATGGCTGAGATGTTGAAGTCCTCATAGTAAGGATGTTTGTTTGAGTGACTATTCTGGCTTTAGATATCAATAGTATGTAGCAAATTGATAACTATATTGTAGATAGTTATAACCAAATTATCATCAAGTATATGCAAACTTACTGCATGTACTTGTTTTAGGGCGAGCCTGTACATATGTCTTTGTTATGATCAAAGTATTGATATATTACAATGAGCCTTGATGTTTGGCATCCGATGTCCATGGCCCAATTGTGCAAGACTGTAAATCGATGGCCTCATGCTATTGTCTCTGTGGTTAGTTTTGTTGGGACCAAGCCTAGTAGTTAATGCACTTCATCTTCTTGTGTATATGAGACCAGAAACTTAGCCACTTCCCTTTTTTACTTAGCCAATTGAGGCCTTAATGATGTATATTAGAGCAGCAAACCAGTTGACTAGTGAAACAAGAAAGTAATGTACAACAATCTAGTTAAAGATCAACTGCTTAGAACATATATACAAGAAGCTTTAATCAACCTACGAACTAACAGGTCCAAGTAGAATTTTCTAAGTAATCATCATGAATCATAAACAACAAAAGGAAGAAACTTACCAGCAGATTTTGTTAATTATATTATTTTCTTTCTCAGGAAACGACATGGTAGAGGCTGTTGACGTCCTTGGTCTTCTTGGCTAGCCGTTCAGATATACGGGTCTCCAAATTGCTGTCGCTTGTTGGTGTCTACTTTCCACTTGAATTTGTGTCTTCTGCTGATCTTGCATTGATggatcatcttcatcatcctcacTCACCCCATCATTATCCTCACACTCATTATCAACATATTCGTTCTCTTCGTCATCATCCTCACTCTGAGTGTGTACTCTCTTTAtcatctttcctttttcttttcttttcttacccTTTGTAACAACATAATTTTCTTGTTTGAGCTGAGACGCCTTATTTTAAAAAAATCAGCACAAGCAGCATTGGGTCCATCCATGATTGGATCCTCTTCATCCTAATTCAACCACTCCATTATTGGATTTGTTTAGCAAACATTGTTGTATCCATTAACAATGCACTTGGATCAATTTCTTTATCTACATATCTCCCTTCTGTTGATCTACTTCTCCATGTATCTTCAAGGTTTGAATAGTAAACCACGTAAATTATTTCTCCTAATTTTTATACATGCAAGGACAGTACAAGTTAGAAAGTAAAATGTGTTGGTTTATACCTTTAGGTTATAGCGGACAGACACTAGCTTGTGCAGCTGTCATATAAAAGACTATTTCTTTGCTTTGTGTGCACGAAAGCAAAAGTGCTCCAATTCCTCTCACATCCACTAGATGAGACACACTGTGAGCAAATTCTTATTCCGCACTTCTGCCATGCAGGAACATCCTCTCTAAACTGAAACCACAATTGGGCTGCACGATATCACCAAATAAATTTTTAGAATTGCAAACCGGAAGGAAAATGGACATCCTAAAACTAAAAGACCATGACTTACTTGGCTCATTCTTGCCTCAACTTCCTTTGCTAATCTGATCCCAAACCTCCCTTGGCACTCCCTAAACATACTTATTTCATTAATGCCTGAAAAAGTACTCTCTGTATCTAGTATCTTCTCTATGACATCTGTTagttttttcgagaaaacgcaaatgGCTTTTGCGTTTCATTGCATTGGAAAGAGAGGGAATTTACATCCTCCTAGGAGGCAGGTTTACACACCCAACAGGGGCTCAGTGGACATCCCAAGATGATGGCAAAACGACCCTGAGCCCTTTAGCTCCGGCCTTTGCCCAACATCGGGCCTCGTCCTTGATCTTGTCAACTAGCTCATTGAGCGAAGGGCTAACATGGTCAAACACGCACACGTTCCTATGCTTCTAGAGCATCCATGGTACCAAGAGCGCTACAGATTTCAGAGCCTTGCGTAGTGTTGGCGGCGTGGACTCCTTCGCACGCAGCCACCAGTCCATGAGCGAGTCGTCGTGCTCGGGCGGTGGCGTCGGCAAGCGTAGCCAAGATAGGACCTCGTGCCATGTCTGCTTAGTGAATGGGCAAGTGAGCATCAAGTGTCTGATCATCTCCGGTTCTTGGTCACACAGGAGGCACCGCGGGTGGTGCTGCAGGCCACGGCGAGCGAGTCGCTCCGCGGTCCAGCAGCGGTCCTGGCATGCCAGCCAATGGAAGAACTTCACTTTGGGTGGTGCCCAGCTCCTCCAAATGAGCTTCCAAGAGTGGCAGCCCGTCGCACCCTGAAATGTTGCCCGGTAGCAGGACTAGGCAGAGTATGTGCCATTGGCAGTCCAGCTCCAAAGCAGCTTGTCCGACACGTTGGACAGCTCGACCTGCTGCAGCAAGTGCCAGAGCTGCAGGTACTCACCAATCTCGGGAAGGCCGAGCAGACCTTGGATATCGCGCGCCCATCGATTGCCGTCCATGGCCTCCGCCACAGTTCGCGATTTCCGGCGATGCTTGGGGATGCACTGAAAGAGCATGGGCGCAAGGGCGCGGACGGATTGGCCACCGTGTTAGAGCAAATCAATCAGCTTCCTGCTGTATGTAGGCGACCTGCACACGAACTCACGAGAGGAAAAACTACAGAAGAAGATATTCAACGATGGCTCAATCGCCCTCCTTCCTATTCTTTGCTTTATATAGGGGTTTACAACGAATTCACGTCCAACACGGCACACGTACTTGCCCAACACGACGTGACCCTGATAAGCAGGTTTAAATTCTCCTATCTCCTTATCTGATCGATTCCTAGACGCACACGATACTTCCGAAACTGTTTTATACTTCAACAGTTCGGTTACAACCAGACTCCTAACACAATGTGCTTACTCCTAACATTTACCCCCCTAAGCATGTTGTGTTATCATTTCATAGCTGCCACTCCAATTCTCTTCCTCATCTCCAAAAATTTCTGTTTTCCAAGAGATTTAGTCAAGATGTCAGCTAGCTGATCTTCAGTGCATACATGATCGACTTCCACCTTTCCTTCCTCCACACAGTCCCTTATGTAATGATACCTTGTATCTATATGCTTGCTTCTATCATGATGAACAGGGTTCTTGCACAAGGAAATTGCAGATTTGTTGTCGATCTTCAATAGCACCTTCTCTGGTTCTTGGTCTAGGAGATCACCAAGTAGTCGTCCAAGCCAAACTCCCTGACACGCCGCTGTAGCTGCTGCTATATATTCAGCCTCACAAGAAGAAAGAGCTACAACCTTCTGCTTATGTGAGAGCCAACTGACCAAGTTTGGTCCAAAGAAAAATGCAACGCCGGATGTGCTCTTCCGATCGTCCACGTCTCCCGCCATGTCACTATCACTGTAACCATGGAGCTGCTCATCTTTTGCACCTTTCTTCTTGACATAGCTACACCCAAAATTGAGTGTTCCTTTCACATAGCGCAATATGTGTTTTACTGCAGCCAGATGTTCAGATGTCGGGGCCTCCATAAAGCGACTCACAATGCCCACTGGATATGCCAAATCAGGCCTTGTATGTACGAGGTACCGTAAACTTCCCACGATACTACGGTACTTTGTTGAGTCAACTTCAGGGGCTTCACTTCGCTTACTCAGCTTGAGACGAACTTCCATAGGAGTTTGAGCAGAATTGCAATCTGTCATGCCACTGATCTCTAGGATCTTTCTCGCGTATGCCTCCTGACATAGCGTTATACTCCCTGGTTTTTGATGCACTTCTATGCCTAGATAGTAGCTCAATAAACCCAGGTCGGACATCTTAAATAAGTCCTTCATCTGCTGTTTGAACCTTGCCAATTCTTGCTCATCCTCTCCTGTTATCAGTAGGTCATCCACGTATACTCCAACTATTAGGCGAGATTTTTCTTTCCCCCTTTTGTACATAGCATGCTCAAATGGACTCCTCTCAAATCCGAGAGATATCAGCGTGTCATTTAATTTAATGTTCCACGCTCTCGGAGCTTGATGTAAACCATACAGAGCTTTGTGGAGTCTCAACACCTTTTCTTCACTACCCACCTTGATGAAACCTGGAGGTTGTtttacataaacttcctcctctaacaCACCATTCAAAaatgccgacttgacatccatatgaTGTAGCTTCCACGCTTTCTGAGCTGCAATTGCAATTAGCAGCCGGACAGATTCCATCCTCGCAACTGGGGCAAAAACCTCATCAAAGTCCACTCCTTGCTGTTGTACAAATCCTTTCGCGACAAGGCGAGCCTTGTTCTTGATCACCGATCCCTCTGGATTTTTCTTTTCTTTAAATACCCACTTCAGACCTATAGCTCGGTGTCCCTcgggaagattggttaaggaccaaGTCTTGTTATCAATGATCGAGTCCATCTCCTCTGTCATTGCTTTCCTCCAAGTTTCTTCCTGGTTTGCTTCTTCAAATGATACAGGTTCCTCTGCACCTAGAAAACAGAGCTCTGCAATTTCTTCTCTTAAACTTGCAGATGAACTATTTCTACTCGCAACCTGACCTCTGTTGCGTCCTCTTCCCCTGGTTGCTGGTGGATTCGTGGCTTCATAAATGTCATCGATTGAGCGCAGCCGAACTGGAGTTGGCGGTCCTCGAGGAGGTTCGCTTGCTGCTTCTGCATCACCTTGTTCTGTCAGATCTGTAGCCTCATGTGGATGTCCTGCCATTGCAGCATTTTCTGTTGCCATGGCAGCTGCACTGGGGCTTTTACTGCCGCTCTCAATGAATGATGAAGGGGTTGTTGGTGAGCCTAAATCCACAAACTCCGGAGCACCGCCTTGTACAACGGGCGTGCTCGGTACTTCCCCTTTGTCCCCATGGTCATGATTGTGCTCATCATGACCTGCATCATGGTGATCATAAAACACCTTAAATATATCACCTGAAGAATGCGGAGCTGGTTCAGTTGCAGAATCCCAATTCcatgcttttgcttcttcaaagacAACATCTCGAGTTACTCTTAGCATCCTTGTACGAGGGTCATATACTCGGTATGCTTTTGATCCAGGCTCATATCCAAGCAACACCATCGGTGTGCTGCGGTCTTCTAGCTTTCCAATGTGACCTCCTACTGTTTTTACATGAGCTACACAACCGAATGTGCGCAAGTGTTCCACAGTAGGTTTCCTCCCGCACCATGCTTCGTACGGAGTCTTTCCGATCACACTTTTGGTGGGCGCTCGATTGAGCAAATAGACTGCTGTGGTAACAGCCTCCCCAAAATCTTTCGGGCATATTTTTACTCTTTAACATGCTCCGTGCCATAGCTACAACCGTTTGGTTTCTTCTCTCTACCACACCGTTTTGCTGCGGTGTGTAGGGAGCCGTCAAATACCTTCTAATGCCATGTTCTTCACAATAGGCATTGAACCTCTTGGATCTGAACTCACCACCTCTATCCGTTCTGAGAGCTTTCAACTTTGCTTCAGCTTCTACTTCGGCTGCAACCTTGACCTTTTTAAATGCTTCAAAAGCCTGATCTTTGGTCTTCAACAACACGATCCACATGAACCTGCTATAGTCATCGACAATGAGCAAAAAATATCGATTACCAGCTGGGGTAGCAGGTGTGATTGGTCCACACAAATCACCATGCATCAAGTCCATAACCTTGCTTGCTCTGAAATTTGCCTCATAGGGGAACGGGTTACGCTTCTGTTTCCCAACAAGACAACCATCACAAAGCTGCTCGACATGCTCAATTCTTGGTAGACCATGCACCATCTCCTTCTGCCCTAGTGTACGCAACGCTCGGAAATTCAGATGACCATAGCGTGCATGCCGTCTCCAGGCATCCTCTTGCATACCAGCGAGCAAAGAAACTGGGTCGGCACGATCAAGGCTCAGTATGTAGAGGCGATTCCTTGAGCGCTTCACCCGTGCGAGCAGTGTACGCTGACGGTCAAACACCAACATCAtgccatcctcgatgacgatcttgCAACCGCGCTCTTCGAGTTGGCCGAGACTTATAATGCTACTCTTCAGTCTCGGGATGAAATACACATCCGTCAGCACCTTGTGTTCTCCCTTTCGTGTCTCAAATAACACGGTTCCGCGACCACAAATCTGCACGGTCGAGGCATCTCCAAATTTTACAGTGCCTCCGACTGAAGTATTCAACTCAGAAAATTGATCAATATCGCCGGTCATGTGATTACTCGCTCCGGAGTCCAAGTACCAGACATTCCCACCAGCTTCAACCTTTTCCTTCTGCTGCAGATGCACTTTATCCTCTACAAGTGTCACATATTCAATGAGCTTTCTCTGTATTTTCTCTTCCTGAACCTCTTTAGGCACGAGCGTGTGCTTTGGACGTTCTTCAATCTGCTCATCTTCCATGAGCTCGCACAGCTCTACCATCAGCATCTCAGGCTGATCATCACCTCCCTTTGCTAGGAAAGCTTTTTCCTTCTTTGGTGGCTTGCGACATTCAGATTTAAAGTGTCCAAAAATTCCACAGTTATGGCACTTAATTTTCTTCCGATCAAACTTTGGTTTGGCTGGGGCCTCAACCTCTTCTTCTGATTTCTTCGGGTTAGGCCGATATTCCTTCTTGCCACTGCCGCTTGCTCCTGTCCCCTTGTTTTTCTTGTTGTTTGACAGTTCCATCCACTGCGTCTTGGTCAGGAACAAATTTTCACTTTCCTTCGGATCGCCGAAGTTCAACCTGATCCTCTCATCATGGGCTTTGAATCTCCCGACGAGTTCTGCGACCGACAAGGTCTTCAGGTCCACGCACTGTTCGATTGAGGTGACAATCTGCATGTATCGTGGTGCTGCAGCACGGAGGAAGCGATGTACAATCGCGATATCTGTCAAAGTCTCTCCAAGGTCCTTGATGGAGCTGGTGATCTCAACCACCCTCATGGCAAATTTATCCACGGATTCACTTTCATCCATCTTCAGACTTTCATAATCCCTCAACAGAGATTGTAGACGAGCCTCACGAACACGGCTGTGCCCTTGGTGAAGTTCCTTGATCACCTCCCAGGCTTCTGCTGCTGTATTCTTCCCGGATACATGACGTGCTACATCATTGGGGATGACAGAGTAGATCGCAGACATGGCCTGCCGATCCTTCTTATATTCTGTACCTCCCTTCTTATATGCATCGCCTCCAGGATCGATCGCATCCCAGATTTCGTGAGCCTCCATGGCACACTCCATCTTGATCGCCCACATAGCATAGTCCTCTCCCTCTAGCCGCGGGAAGGTCGTCGGGGGTAAGGTTTCTTTCTTCACCGCCGAACTGCCTCCCATCGCAAGCTGCTTGGTCTTGCTATCGTCGTCGCCCATTGCTCTCTCGTGATCGAGGATCtagcaaggctctgataccaattgttagagCAAATCAATCAGCTTCCTGCTGTATGTAGGCGACCTGCACACGAACTCACGAGAGGAAAAACTGCAGAAGAAGATATTCAACGATGGCTCAATCGCCCTCCTTCCTATTCTTTGCTTTATATAGGGGTTTACAACGAATTCACGTCCAACATGGCACACGTACTTGCCCAACACGACGTGACCCTGATAAGCAGGTTTAAACTCTCCTATCTCCTTATCTGATCGATTCCTAGACGCACACGATACTTCCGAAACTGTTTTATACTTCAACAGTTCGGTTACAACCAGACTCCTAACACAATGTGCTTACTCCTAACACGCCGAGCCAGCGGTCCTCCCAAAATAGGGCGGTCCTGCCGTCCCCAATGGCCATGGTCGTGGAAGCGTAAAATAGCGCGCGCTCCTCTGAAGTGAATTGCAGGTCCTGCCCCTGCCATGCTCGATCAGTGTCCGTGCGCCCGAGCCATAGCCAACGCAGCCGTAACGAGAGCCCCGTGCGCTCCAGGTCTCGGACGCCAAGGCGGTAGATCCGACGCCAGTTCACGTGGCAATGGCCACCGTGAGCATCAGCGCGGCCGGCCTAAAGGAACCCACGCTGAATCTTCTTGAGCTGCTTCAGGATTTTCTTTGGAGGTGCGAGTGCAAGCAGTTGATGAATCGGAATCGCGCCGAGGACTGACTTGACGAGCGCCAGCCGCCCGGCCTTGTTCATCAGCCATGCCTTCCATGAAGGGAGCCGGCCAGCCACCGCGTCGACGAGGGGCTGCAGCTGGGCCGCGGATGGGCGGCGGATGGTAAGCGGAATGCCTAGATAGGTGACCGGCAGGGTCACGATCGGGCACCCGAGCAGCTCTAACAGCCCCGTCGTCGACTCATCGCCGTGTATCACCGTGGCCGAGCTCTTGGTATAGTTCACCCAGAGCCCGGACGCCATGCCGAATACGTCGAGGATGCCTTTGACAGCGGAAATCTCGtcggcattggcatggcaaaagagcatcaCGTCGTCGGCGTAGAGAGAGATCGCGGGAATGGCGCACCGGGGATGCAGCTACTGGAGGATGCCCGTCTGGAGGGCGCGACGCATAAGCCTCCCAAGTGTGTCCACCGCAAGCACGAAGAGTTGCGGGGAGGTGGAATCGCCCTGTCTCAGTCCGCGGCGATGCCAGATTGGCGGGCCAGGAACACCGTTGAGCATGACACGGGTGCTTGCCGAAGACAGCAAAATGGCCAGCCACTCTCTGAACCTGTCCCCAAACCCATACTGGCGTAGCACCTTGAAGAGGAAGGGCCAGGAGATGGAGTCAAAGGCACGCGTGAGGTCGAGCTTGAGCATGATCCTGGGCGCGCCAAGTTGATGCAACATCTTGAGGGATTGCCGGACGAGAAGGAAGTTGTCGTGGAGACTCCGTCCGGCAATGAACGTGTTTTGGTTGCGGCTGACAAGGGTGTCGAGCTTGGGAGCGAGGCGCAAAGACAGGACCTTCGCGAA encodes:
- the LOC119318482 gene encoding uncharacterized protein LOC119318482 is translated as MAGAAGATPPLLPGLPDEIAIWEILVRLPPKSVLRSRAVSPAWRRVTSTRGFLLSHHARQPALPLQYTHSIVADGGESLDVVPFDHRAGVAAADRFQCVARLQRAPHFYHAPRFYLEASCDGLLVLSFGFDDICICNLATRQYAPLQQVHGFSPVELYPHPSTGEYRLLLYQGEDQDAIYVFTVGSGQPPRHIRCLDPLELQDCPGLLFHGSLYWYIGNRIMVFDTTAESFRQIRAPVASDHARLFEMGDMLGVSSLNDEETAIDIWVMRDYQGEVWDFKRRIDLPAAEIRHQCQCSLSEEDVMVVPGDGELVVLVGCNGWLFQVDVNGKLIASFQPRGLNSTLYVLKQTLVQHTFFPALEGYVVNASPFI